The following coding sequences are from one Xiphias gladius isolate SHS-SW01 ecotype Sanya breed wild chromosome 14, ASM1685928v1, whole genome shotgun sequence window:
- the LOC120798507 gene encoding histone-binding protein N1/N2-like — protein sequence MEEANKLIGTGKKHLVMGKAVEAVSALQEACGMLAKKYGDTADECGEAFFWCGKALLDLARMENSVLGNALEGVPEEDEEKPKESNVESTENIDEQTRDELRVQVYDAMAEQKNEDAEKVEGKQSEDTEKDGDAEKAEAGDEQQKAAKEEGDEEKKSEVNESKSVEKEDGKENAEAEKEGKEKESADKPEEAEDGEEEGEEEDVEDAEMEGDAEEQGEGDGAAEKDSDDEEVGNLQLAWEMLEVAKVIYKRKETKDDQLMAAQAHLKLGEVSAESGNYTQALEDFQECLKLQVKHLDSDSRLLAETHYQLGLTYSLNLQYSQAIEELNSSISVIKSRLDKLQELLDKAEGPEALPDERKEMEELKALLPEIQEKVEDATEGQKTASTASEAVKGVLDGGSTSSAFPVSAALNGDASPGSKINGTSTNAVGSTNGHASTAPVSDISHLVRKKRKPEESPVKEGMVKKVKQDDGHTNGERQPHNDGVHKAGGEPGENTSSMEVESQ from the exons ATGGAGGAGGCCAACAAGCTCATCGGCACCGGCAAGAAGCACCTGGTGATGGGGAAGGCGGTGGAGGCGGTGAGCGCCCTGCAGGAGGCCTGCGGCATGCT agcTAAAAAGTATGGAGACACAGCAGACGAGTGTGGAGAAGCTTTCTTCTGGTGTGGTAAAGCGCTGCTGGATTTGGCACG GATGGAAAACTCAGTCCTGGGTAATGCTCTGGAAGGAGTGCcagaagaagatgaggagaaacCCAAAGAATCAAACGTTGAGAGCACAGAAAACATTGATG AGCAGACCAGAGACGAGCTGAGGGTTCAGGTGTATGACGCCAtggcagagcagaaaaatgaaGACGCTGAGAAGGTTGAAGGGAAGCAGAGCGAAGATACGGAGAAGGACGGTGACGCGGAGAAGGCCGAGGCTGGCGATGAACAACAGAAAGCGGCAAAGGAAGAGGGAGACGAGGAGAAGAAGAGCGAGGTTAATGAAAGCAAATCTGTTGAAAAGGAAGACGGGAAGGAAAACGCGGAGGCTGAGAAGGAAGGCAAGGAAAAGGAATCAGCGGACAAGCCAGAGGAAGCAGaag ATGGtgaagaagagggggaggaagaggacgtTGAGGATGCAGAAATGGAGGGTGATGCAGAGGAGCAAGGCGAAGGAGATGGCGCCGCAGAGAAG GACAGTGATGATGAGGAGGTGGGGAACCTGCAGCTGGCCTGGGAgatgctggaagtagccaaaGTCATCTACAAAAG GAAAGAGACTAAGGATGATCAGCTGATGGCAGCTCAGGCCCACCTGAAGTTGGGTGAAGTTTCTGCTGAATCAG gaaATTACACACAGGCGTTGGAGGATTTCCAAGAGTGCCTGAAACTGCAGGTGAAGCACCTGGACTCAGACAGCCGCCTGCTCGCCGAGACTCACTACCAGCTGGGCCTGACCTACAGCCTGAACCTTCAGTACAGCCAGGCCATCGAGGAGCTGAACAGCTCCATCTCTGTCATAAAGAGCAGGCTGG ACAAACTGCAGGAGCTGCTAGACAAGGCCGAGGGTCCCGAGGCTCTGCCAGATGAGaggaaggagatggaggagctgAAGGCTCTGCTTCCAGAGATccaggagaaggtggaggaCGCCACGGAGGGGCAGAAAACGGCGAGCACAGCTTCTGAGGCTGTGAAGGGTGTACTG GATGGAGGCTCCACTTCCTCTGCATTCCCCGTCTCCGCTGCACTGAACGGTGATGCTTCCCCCGGTTCGAAA ATTAACGGCACGTCGACCAACGCCGTCGGTTCTACCAACGGACACGCCTCCACAGCTCCAGTCTCTGACATCTCCCACCTGGTCAGAAAGAAG AGGAAACCAGAGGAGAGTCCAGTGAAGGAGGGCATGGTTAAGAAGGTGAAGCAGGACGACGGTCACACTAACGGGGAGCGGCAGCCTCATAATGACGGTGTTCACAAAGCCGGCGGAGAACCTGGCGAAAACACCAGCAGTATGGAAGTCGAGAG TCAGTGA
- the zte38 gene encoding zebrafish testis-expressed 38, with the protein MAAGKMCLRKNKEATAEWTGLFLSELKTKQESLVFVKRMMAVAVSSITYLRGIFPEDAYRSRYLEDLCIKVLREDCNTPGASKVVKWMMGCFDALEKQYLQIVFIGVYTNPGEPNCIIESYQFKFKYTENGPEMDILRNNVEMRVTLEDTKRASVLLVRKLFLLMQNLEALPNNVYLTMKLYYYDDITPADYQPPGFKEGECDSLWFEGTAVHFKVGEVQTAFHSLRVRVSAEQGRLEKLQEGNQLRETKQVFQRNPPEKETIKAPHKKIYDEEDLPSEDESAQFKKPTKPVAKRHAAAKNLARKKRRI; encoded by the exons ATGGCAGCAGGGAAGATGTGCCTGAGGAAGAACAAGGAGGCAACTGCTGAG TGGACAGGATTATTCCTTAGCGAGCTAAAAACCAAGCAAGAGTCCCTCGTCTTCGTCAAGAGGATGATGGCTGTGGCAGTCTCCTCCATCACTTACCTCAGGGGGATTTTCCCGGAGGATGCCTACAGGTCCAGATATCTGGAAG ATTTGTGCATTAAAGTTTTACGTGAAGACTGCAACACGCCGGGTGCCAGCAAAGTTGTGAAATG GATGATGGGCTGCTTTGATGCATTAGAGAAGCAATAT CTCCAGATTGTGTTCATTGGG GTCTACACCAATCCAGGAGAACCTAAT tGCATTATTGAGTCCTAccagttcaaattcaaatacACTGAAAACGGACCAGAGATGGACATACTCAG GAACAATGTGGAAATGCGGGTGACACTGGAGGACACCAAGAGAGCCTCAGTGCTGCTTGTCAGGAAGCTCTTTCTGCTCATGCAGAACCTGGAAGCCCTTCCCAATAATGTCTACCTCACCATGAAGCTCTACTATTATGATGACA TCACTCCTGCTGACTACCAACCACCAGGCTTCAAGGAGGGCGAATGTGATAGTCTGTGGTTTGAAGGCACGGCAGTGCACTTCAAGGTGGGTGAGGTGCAGACGGCCTTCCACAGCTTGAGAGTTCGTGTGTCGGCCGAACAAGGCCGGCTGGAGAAACTTCAGGAAGGGAACCAACTGAGGGAGACCAAGCAGGTTTTTCAGAGGAATCCTCCAGAGAAGGAAACAATCAAG GCTCCTCATAAGAAAATATATGACGAAGAGGATCTGCCCTCTGAAGATG AGTCTGCACAGTTCAAGAAACCCACCAAGCCTGTGGCAAAG AGACATGCAGCTGCCAAAAACCTGgcgaggaagaaaagaagaatttaG
- the aldh9a1b gene encoding 4-trimethylaminobutyraldehyde dehydrogenase B yields MLQRLAVSLRRPAAAPLAVRCVSSGSVEVTVPLNFWAGKRRTSQEKCNRERVYEPATGRVLCHLEPCGVVDVDQAVRAAKSAFGHWSKLSGMERARIMIEAAHMIESRREQIAEMEVVNNGKSITEARLDVDSARLCIEYYAGLASTLAGQHVQLPGGSFAYTRREPLGVCVGIGAWNYPFQIAAWKSAPALACGNSMVFKPSPVTPVTAVMLAEIYAEAGAPEGLFNVVQGSQETGSLLCHHPHVAKVSFTGSVPTGKKIMEMASKGVKPVTLELGGKSPLLIFQDSDLENAVRGALMANFLSQGQVCSNGTRVYVQRDILPEFVEEVVKRTQAIEIGDPLLESTRMGALVSQPHLEKVLSFVDQAKKEGARVLCGGETFVPSDPKLKGGYYMTPCVLGDCTDEMTCVKEEIFGPVMSVLSFETEEEVLHRANNTTMGLAAGVFTSDVRRAHRVVEHLKAGSCFINNYNITPVEVPFGGFKMSGIGRENGKVTIEYYSQLKTVFVEMGDVDSLF; encoded by the exons ACAAGCCAAGAGAAATGCAACAGGGAACGTGTTTATGAACCTGCAACAG GGCGAGTCTTGTGCCACTTGGAGCCATGTGGTGTTGTGGATGTCGATCAGGCCGTAAGGGCTGCCAAGTCGGCCTTTGGTCATTGGAGCAAATTGTCTGGGATGGAGAGAGCGAGGATCATGATAGAAGCTGCCCACATGATTGAG agcaggagagagcagATAGCGGAAATGGAGGTGGTCAATAATGGAAAGTCCATCACAGAGGCCCGTCTGGATGTAGACTCTGCCAGACTGTGTATAGAGTACTACGCAGGACTGGCCAGCACTCTGGCAG GCCAGCATGTGCAGTTGCCTGGAGGATCCTTTGCCTACACCCGCAGGGAGCCTTTGGGAGTCTGTGTTGGCATTGGTGCTTGGAATTATCCTTTTCAGATAGCTGCTTGGAAATCAGCTCCAGCCCTGGCTTGTG GCAACTCCATGGTGTTCAAGCCATCCCCGGTGACACCTGTGACAGCAGTCATGCTGGCAGAAATCTATGCTGAGGCTGGAGCTCCAGAGGGGCTGTTCAACGTGGTGCAGGGCAGCCAGGAGACTGGCAGTTTACTCTGCCATCACCCTCATGTGGCTAAGGTGTCCTTCACTGGGAGTGTGCCCACAGGCAAGAAG ATTATGGAGATGGCATCCAAGGGGGTGAAACCTGTGACTCTGGAGCTTGGGGGGAAATCGCCTCTGCTCATCTTCCAGGACAGTGATCTGGAGAACGCCGTGAGGGGAGCTCTCATGGCCAATTTCCTATCCCAAGGCCAG GTCTGCAGCAACGGTACAAGGGTCTATGTTCAGAGGGATATCCTGCCTGAGTTTGTGGAGGAAGTGGTGAAGAGGACCCAGGCAATTGAGATAGGAGACCCACTGTTAGAGAGCACCCGAATGGGAGCGCTGGTCAGCCAGCCACATCTAGAAAAAGTCCTCTCCTTTGTGGATCAGGCAAAGAAAGAG GGGGCCAGAGTGTTGTGTGGAGGTGAAACTTTTGTCCCCTCAGACCCCAAACTCAAAGGTGGATACTACATGACTCCATGTGTATTGG GTGACTGCACAGATGAGATGACCTGTGTGAAGGAGGAGATCTTTGGTCCCGTCATGTCTGTGTTGTCCTttgaaacagaagaggaagtgCTGCATAGAGCCAACAACACCACCATGGGTCTGGCCGCAGGAGTTTTCACCAG TGATGTGAGGCGAGCCCATCGTGTAGTTGAACACCTCAAGGCTGGTTCCTGTTTCATAAACAACTACAACATCACTCCTGTCGAGGTGCCCTTCGGAGGCTTCAAAATGTCAG GTATAGGACGGGAGAATGGCAAGGTGACGATTGAATACTACTCCCAGCTAAAGACTGTGTTTGTGGAGATGGGCGATGTGGACAGTCTCTTctag
- the prdx1 gene encoding peroxiredoxin-1: protein MAAGKAQIGKMAPFFTAKAVMPDGQFKDLKLEDYRGKYVVFFFYPLDFTFVCPTEIIAFSDAADEFKKIGCEVIAASVDSHFSHFAWTNTPRKQGGLGTMKIPLVSDTRRTISTDYGVLKDDEGIAYRGLFIIDDKGILRQITINDLPVGRSVEETLRLVQAFQFTDKHGEVCPAGWKPGSDTIKPDVQKSKDFFSKQ from the exons ATGGCAGCAGGCAAAGCACAAATTGGCAAGATGGCCCCATTCTTCACAGCTAAAGCGGTGATGCCAGATGGACAATTCAAGGATCTGAAACTGGAAGACTACAGAG GGAaatatgttgtctttttcttctatCCTCTGGACTTCACATTTGTTTGTCCAACTGAAATCATCGCTTTCAGTGATGCTGCAGACGAGTTCAAGAAAATCGGCTGTGAGGTCATCGCTGCCTCTGTTGACTCGCACTTCTCCCATTTCGCATG GACCAACACACCACGTAAGCAGGGCGGTCTGGGTACCATGAAGATTCCTCTGGTGTCTGACACACGTCGCACCATCTCAACAGATTACGGTGTCCTGAAGGACGATGAGGGCATTGCTTACAG AGGTCTGTTCATCATCGATGACAAGGGAATCCTGAGACAGATCACCATCAACGACCTCCCAGTTGGACGGTCCGTGGAGGAGACCTTGCGTTTAGTCCAAGCCTTTCAGTTCACCGACAAGCACGGAGAAG TCTGCCCAGCTGGCTGGAAACCAGGAAGTGACACCATCAAACCTGACGTCCAGAAGAGCAAAGACTTCTTCTCCAAGCAGTAA